One window from the genome of Lasioglossum baleicum chromosome 9, iyLasBale1, whole genome shotgun sequence encodes:
- the LOC143212458 gene encoding major royal jelly protein 9-like produces MRLLWWSVLVVAATSGSPTIQPLKGIYSWKSLEFDFPNESARLAAIQSGNFIPGAPLPIDVDVYNEGQESKVFVTIPRFQHGVPVTLGYVTDKVSSDGNPIIAPYPNWRYNGMANCESIISVYRVQVDELGRLWVIDTGKLGDEWICPPQLHVFDLRTDKLITRYKFPRDQYKDDSLFVTVVVDIRKNEYNGNNTTYAYIADVTGFALIVYDHEHSRSWKITNNLFYPYPPYGTFDIKGDSFDLMDGILGLALGPIENGDRTLYFHSLASRVESRVFTSVIRNYSLFKNDTEAAARSFIAFPLERSSQSAAEAMDKNGVLFFGLMSDLAIGCWNSMKYPEYGGRSSDIVVTSPETLQFPSGMKIITSKKGRRELWVLTASFQKYMSGSLNSTETNFRIQGGFLSELLRGSKCDMSTPSRRLPSI; encoded by the exons ATGAGGCTGCTTTGGTGGTCGGTTCTGGTGGTCGCTGCCACTTCCGGTTCGCCGACGATCCAGCCGCTGAAGGGCATCTATTCGTGGAAAAGTTTGGAATTCGATTTCCCGAACGAATCTGCAAGATTGGCAGCCATTCAGAGCGGAAATTTCATACCTGGAGCGCCTCTTCCCATCGACGTCGATGTCTACAACGAAG GACAAGAATCGAAGGTGTTCGTTACCATACCAAGGTTTCAGCATGGCGTGCCAGTGACCTTGGGTTACGTCACCGATAAAGTGTCGTCAGATGGGAATCCCATAATTGCACCCTATCCAAACTGGAGGTACAACGGCATGGCGAACTGTGAGTCCATCATTAGCGTCTACAGGGTGCAG GTGGACGAACTGGGCCGATTATGGGTGATCGACACGGGGAAGTTAGGCGACGAATGGATCTGTCCGCCGCAGTTGCACGTGTTCGACCTTCGCACTGACAAGCTGATCACCAGATACAAATTCCCGAGAGATCAATACAAGGACGACTCCCTGTTCGTCACGGTGGTCGTGGACATCCGGAAGAACGAGTACAATGGCAACAACACCACCTATGCCTACATCGCGGACGTGACAGGGTTTGCGTTGATCGTCTACGATCATGAACACTCCAGGTCCTGGAAAATCACGAACAACCTTTTCTACCCTTATCCGCCATACGGCACCTTCGACATCAAAGGAGACTCGTTCGATCTGATGGATGGCATCTTGGGACTCGCGTTGGGTCCCATAGAGAACGGAGACAGGACCCTCTACTTCCATTCGCTGGCCAGCAGAGTTGAGTCTAGGGTGTTTACGTCTGTGATCAG GAATTACTCTCTATTCAAAAACGATACCGAAGCTGCGGCTAGGTCGTTCATTGCATTCCCGTTGGAGAGGTCCTCGCAATCAGCAGCAGAAGCCATGGATAAAAATGGAGTACTGTTCTTCGGATTGATGTCCGATTTAGCCATTGGATGCTGGAACAGCATGAAATATCCCGAATACGGTGGTCGTAGCAGTGATATCGTGGTCACCAGTCCGGAGACTTTGCAGTTTCCTTCTGGAATGAAG ATCATCACCTCGAAGAAGGGCAGACGCGAGCTGTGGGTGTTGACCGCGTCGTTCCAGAAATACATGAGCGGCTCCTTGAATTCCACCGAGACCAACTTCAGGATTCAAGGTGGCTTCTTAAGCGAGTTACTTCGAGGCAGCAAGTGCGACATGTCCACCCCTTCGAGACGTCTCCCCTCGATATGA
- the LOC143212459 gene encoding dopaminechrome tautomerase, whose amino-acid sequence MSRIIVLILLAGSCCARTKALARIETIYQWPLLDFTLPNYDQEFRKEYRPENVVPTGIAIANDRVFVSIPRLRAGVPSTLNYIPRSLFTGSSPQLQAYPSWEWHSAGKGSLNCSQLISVYRSQIDRCNRLWVVDSGVMTSIDDFRPVCPPKIIIFDLQTDQLVRMYTFPREVLRPNTLLTNLIIDDASATTCDNVFLYISDTAGPGMVVFDVAAERSWRVVHASMYPDPDFSTYRIGNDMFELMDGVVGLAFSAKLGLVYFQPLATNRLFSVPTTALQAGPLPFGEQLPVTRLGTKSSQGLALAVDPRDDAILFSPFTETIIASLDPHTVAHRVLALSPQDLQFVAEIRWAEQEGTFWVLSTRFQKFFRREVNPRDINIRIMRLTRSPL is encoded by the exons atgag CAGGATCATCGTCCTCATTCTCCTGGCAGGATCCTGCTGCGCCAGGACGAAAGCACTGGCAAGAATAGAAACGATCTACCAATGGCCTCTTCTGGACTTTACGCTTCCTAATTACGACCAAGAATTCCGCAAGGAATACCGTCCGGAGAACGTGGTGCCAACTGGGATCGCGATCGCCAATGACAGGGTCTTCGTCAGCATTCCAAGGTTACGTGCTGGTGTACCGTCGACCTTGAACTACATCCCGAGGAGCCTCTTCACGGGGAGCAGTCCGCAGCTTCAAGCCTATCCGTCCTGGGAGTGGCACAGCGCCGGAAAAGGATCTCTGAACTGTTCGCAACTAATCTCCGTGTACAGATCCCAGATCGACAGGTGTAACAGACTCTGGGTCGTCGACAGCGGCGTAATGACGTCGATCGACGACTTCAGACCGGTTTGCCCGCCGAAAATCATCATCTTCGACCTGCAGACCGATCAGCTGGTGCGAATGTACACCTTCCCCAGGGAG GTTCTGCGACCGAACACATTGCTGACGAACCTGATCATCGACGACGCCTCGGCGACCACCTGCGACAACGTGTTCTTGTACATTTCCGACACCGCGGGGCCTG GTATGGTGGTCTTCGATGTTGCTGCCGAGAGAAGCTGGCGGGTCGTTCACGCATCTATGTACCCTGATCCCGATTTTTCCACCTACAGA ATTGGCAACGACATGTTCGAGCTGATGGACGGTGTCGTTGGATTAGCGTTTTCCGCAAAACTAGGCTTAGTGTATTTCCAACCCCTGGCGACCAATCGTTTGTTCAGTGTGCCAACAACGGCACTTCAGGCAGGTCCTCTGCCATTCGGTGAACAATTACCGGTCACGCGGCTGGGGACTAAGTCTAGTCAAGGTCTCGCGTTAGCCGTTGATCCTCGAGACGATGCGATTCTCTTCTCGCCGTTCACGGAAACCATCATTGCCAGCCTTGATCCTCATACCGTAGCACACAG GGTGCTGGCGTTGAGCCCTCAGGATCTGCAGTTCGTCGCCGAGATTCGGTGGGCAGAGCAAGAAGGCACCTTCTGGGTATTGAGCACCAGATTCCAGAAATTCTTCAGACGAGAGGTCAACCCCCGCGATATCAACATCCGAATAATGAGACTGACCCGCTCACCACTGTAG